The DNA window AGAAGACGTTTCCGATGCCTCAACCCCTGGATCCCCGTCATGGCTGAAGATTCTGAGCATTGCTCTAGGCGAGCAGCAGCGGAGCGATTATAATTGGCCACTTCCCGCCTCTGGGATAAAGCGGCGCTGTCGCGGCTAATTTGCGTTGCTCTAATTAAGCAGCAGTGATGTTTGGAGCTTTGCGTGATTACGTTCAGGTGGATGTGATGAATACATGATTGTTTTCTTCCCCCACTCCTCCGCTCAGCTCTAGCGATGGCTACGACATATCAATTTCTTTTAggtaactcattcactgccagccttcccagttatcatggatatttgacttctaaagccgtcaatggcagcgaatgTGTGGCTGTCTGTAGTTTGACCTTCTGGAATATGATTTTAAGTCAAAGCTGTGTGTCGTCCACAGTTTTGCGAGCAGTAGCCGCGACAACCCGATCCACGTGTGGGACGCCTTCTACGGCGAGGTGCGGGCCAGCTTCCGGCCTTACAACCACCTGGACGAGCTGACGGCCGCCCACTCGCTCTGCTTCTCCCCCGACGGCTCTCAGCTCTACTGCGGCTTTGACAAAACCGTCAGGGTCTTCCACACGGAGCGGCCCGGCAGAGACTGCGAGGAGCGGCCCACCACGGGTCGGTCGtcgctcacacacatacacggaACGTGAATGTGTTTGTGAGAGAATGTCCCTCTTGAAAGCGTTTGTGCTTTCCGTGCCGCAGCGAAGAAGCAGAGCGGCCAGAGCGGGATCATCTCCTGCTTGGGCTTCAGCCCGTGCCAGTCGCTGTACGCCTGCGGCTCGTACTCGCGTTGCGCCGGCCTTTACTCGTGCCGGGACGGCACCCCGCTGGCGCTGCTGCCCGCCCGCCACCGCGGCGGCCTCACCCACCTGCTCTTCTCTCCCGACGGCTACTACCTGTACACGGGCGGGCGGAAGGTACGCTGCAAACActcaaatcaaggcaaaatcCAGCCCTAGAAAAAATAATACCATGAAATTGTCACCACGACGGCGTATTAGGGGCACAGActtacagaaaaaagaaaaaaaaaagatgacatttcAAGTCAACAATGAGCGAGTGTGTGTCCTGGCGTAGATTAACGATTAAAAGGTGTTGCAATGGTGCGCTGGGAAAAAGACGCCCGCCCACACGCACTCGTCATATTTTTCGTGCAGGATCCAGAGATCCTGTGCTGGGACATTCGAGAGCCCGGTCAGGTCGTGTTCTCCCTCAAGAGGAACGTGGCGACCAATCAGCGCATCTACTTCGACCTCGACCCGTAAGTTTTCATCTGGCCGCCCGCCGTCGCGCTGCGCCCGCGAGCTCCATTGTATTTCTGCACCGCCAGGTCGGGCAGGTACCTGCTGAGTGGGGGCACGGAGGGGGTAGTGTCAGTGTGGGACTGCCAAGCCCCTGCAGGTGGCGAGGAGGTACTGCAGCCTCAGCTCAGTTTCCAGGCCCACTGGGACTGCACCAACGGCGTCAGGTATTGTGCATGACACACTTTTCAAACGCCATTTGTAGAAATAGACACATTTTTACAACctttttgtcttgtaaaatacattacatacattacataTGTACACTGAATTCACATTCCAAATTCTAtcttgaacattttcttttttttcttgaaaatatgcaactttactattgtaaaataatgatttaatatAAAAACTATCCAAATTTTATCCTcgaaaaattgtgattttttttttttttcccccctcaaaaataTGCAGCTTTCCCTCAAAAATATGCAGCTTTTATCTCCATAAGATTTtgactttaatcttgaaaatatgcaactttattctcgcaaAGATAGACAATttaaactcagaactgtgaggcactcGCTAACCCCAACTGtgctttaaacaaataaatgtttctgttttttaaatatttgcattACAACATTATTTCATTCTCATTtcaattgtttgtttgcaataattattttaatcgACAAACCAGTTGTTTACTGTCTTGCCCACCCTGCCCTTTGCTGTCCTagtttattttgattatttaattatacgtagtttcataaaaataaatcattctcatttttaaacggtattatttataattgtttaCGTCAATCTACTTGAATttgcttgcccccccccccggtccAGCATCCATCCCTTCATGCCGCTCGT is part of the Phyllopteryx taeniolatus isolate TA_2022b chromosome 23, UOR_Ptae_1.2, whole genome shotgun sequence genome and encodes:
- the wrap53 gene encoding telomerase Cajal body protein 1 isoform X1, with protein sequence MTLNSLSPLACSLALDFSQTPQVLTSAWSEYANFSENYLKGCKWAPDGSCILSNSADNVLRVYNLPPEIYTSNWDVLPEMSPVLRMAEGDTIYDYCWYPKMNSLEPHSCFFASSSRDNPIHVWDAFYGEVRASFRPYNHLDELTAAHSLCFSPDGSQLYCGFDKTVRVFHTERPGRDCEERPTTAKKQSGQSGIISCLGFSPCQSLYACGSYSRCAGLYSCRDGTPLALLPARHRGGLTHLLFSPDGYYLYTGGRKDPEILCWDIREPGQVVFSLKRNVATNQRIYFDLDPSGRYLLSGGTEGVVSVWDCQAPAGGEEVLQPQLSFQAHWDCTNGVSIHPFMPLVATSSGQRQFLWPGDGEGDSSSSSSDAEGGDEAATSSGANRGDNGLSLWWGGPCGPPGDERCDEVSNMQS
- the wrap53 gene encoding telomerase Cajal body protein 1 isoform X2: MPISQRITSKVANGLRMVRVSSATVRTTCSASTTSLRRFTPPTGTCCLRCFASSSRDNPIHVWDAFYGEVRASFRPYNHLDELTAAHSLCFSPDGSQLYCGFDKTVRVFHTERPGRDCEERPTTAKKQSGQSGIISCLGFSPCQSLYACGSYSRCAGLYSCRDGTPLALLPARHRGGLTHLLFSPDGYYLYTGGRKDPEILCWDIREPGQVVFSLKRNVATNQRIYFDLDPSGRYLLSGGTEGVVSVWDCQAPAGGEEVLQPQLSFQAHWDCTNGVSIHPFMPLVATSSGQRQFLWPGDGEGDSSSSSSDAEGGDEAATSSGANRGDNGLSLWWGGPCGPPGDERCDEVSNMQS